TACGCGTGCATTATGGCCCCGCGGTACTCCCGACGACAACTGACCGGTCGGTCAGTGATCCGCGGAAGGGCCGTGAGGGCAGATCTGCGCTGCCCTGCGCGGCCACCTGAATCTGTTCCGGTCGCGATAGACATGCCCTCGCGGGGCGATTAGGGTTTCTTGTGCAGTCACGGGAAACAGTGGTACGCAGCAGAGGTGCACCCCGCAGGCGTACGGCGCCCGGCTCCTCCGGGCGCGCGTGACGGAAGAGGTGCAGATGCCCCCGGAGACCCCCTCGCACGCCGCCGGCCGGCTCGACGACGACGACTACCCCGCCTACACGATGGGGCGAGCCGCGGAGATGATCGGTGCGACGCCGGGGTTCCTCCGGGCGATCGGCGAGGCCCGCCTGATCACCCCGCTGCGGTCCGAGGGCGGACACCGCCGCTACTCCCGCTACCAGTTGCGCATCGCCGCCCGCGCCCGCGAGCTGGTCGACGGCGGCACGCCCGTCGAGGCCGCCTGCCGCATCGTCATCCTGGAGGACCAGCTGGAGGAGGCGCTGCGCCTCAACGAGGAGCTGCGCGGCCGCGCCGGTTGAATATCTGCATTCGACAGCACAGAATTTCGCGCAATGCGCGATGAAGCTTTTTGCAGTCCGGTCCTGCCGGCGATTTCAGCACTGCCTCTTCCCGAGCATCGTGCTAGTCTTGATCTCAGTTG
This sequence is a window from Streptomyces parvus. Protein-coding genes within it:
- a CDS encoding MerR family transcriptional regulator is translated as MPPETPSHAAGRLDDDDYPAYTMGRAAEMIGATPGFLRAIGEARLITPLRSEGGHRRYSRYQLRIAARARELVDGGTPVEAACRIVILEDQLEEALRLNEELRGRAG